A section of the Triticum dicoccoides isolate Atlit2015 ecotype Zavitan chromosome 7A, WEW_v2.0, whole genome shotgun sequence genome encodes:
- the LOC119328957 gene encoding survival of motor neuron-related-splicing factor 30-like isoform X2, with translation MEKELQEVITLTEELLATANPSESAQNDVGLSPPNYSAGVHSEALDDLSQSHEKFAVGTKVQAVYSEDGEWYNATIEGLTPIGYFVSYEGWGNKEEVDPANVRALDVEAADALGLAEKEAEATKMALKRKVEQAATSDYQIRSLPTKLKIDPNDPEDVKAAKRKKIHAFKSKARFEQLDFAQNKRQNAWQQFQTTKGKAKKVGFFSGRKKESIFKSPEDHRGKVGVTGSGKGLTDFQRREKHLHLKDGSSGDAVDYEE, from the exons ATGGAAAAGGAGCTTCAAGAG GTTATTACATTAACCGAAGAGCTTTTGGCAACTGCAAATCCAAGTGAGAGTGCGCAGAATGATGTAGGTCTATCACCGCCAAATTATTCTGCTGGAGTGCACTCAGAG GCACTGGATGACCTCTCACAATCCCATGAAAAATTTGCAGTTGGTACCAAAGTGCAAGCTGTGTATAGTGAAGATGGGGAGTG GTACAATGCGACAATTGAAGGTCTGACACCAATTGGTTATTTTGTAAGTTATGAAGGCTGGGGAAACAAGGAAGAG GTGGACCCTGCTAATGTCAGGGCACTTGACGTGGAAGCTGCTGATGCTTTAGGACTAGCTGAAAAAGAAGCTGAAGCGACAAAAATGGCATTAAAGAGAAAAGTTGAACAAGCAGCAACATCTGACTATCAGATTCGTAGCTTACCCACAAAACTTAAGATCGATCCAAATGATCCAGAAGATGTG AAAGCTGCAAAGCGTAAGAAGATCCATGCTTTCAAGTCAAAAGCCCGCTTTGAGCAACTAGATTTCGCACAGAATAAGCGGCAAAATGCATGGCAACAGTTCCAGACTACCAAAGGAAAGGCTAAGAAG GTGGGATTCTTTTCGGGTCGCAAGAAGGAGAGCATCTTCAAGTCACCGGAAGATCACAGAGGTAAGGTGGGAGTCACTGGTAGCGGGAAAGGCCTGACTGACTTCCAGAGGAGGGAGAAGCACCTTCATCTCAAGGATGGTTCTTCTGGGGATGCAGTGGACTATGAGGAATAA
- the LOC119328957 gene encoding survival of motor neuron-related-splicing factor 30-like isoform X1, whose product MEDLSVEELASNLSTYKDQLREVRKFIKEKKDDAGISEYVDMEKELQEVITLTEELLATANPSESAQNDVGLSPPNYSAGVHSEALDDLSQSHEKFAVGTKVQAVYSEDGEWYNATIEGLTPIGYFVSYEGWGNKEEVDPANVRALDVEAADALGLAEKEAEATKMALKRKVEQAATSDYQIRSLPTKLKIDPNDPEDVKAAKRKKIHAFKSKARFEQLDFAQNKRQNAWQQFQTTKGKAKKVGFFSGRKKESIFKSPEDHRGKVGVTGSGKGLTDFQRREKHLHLKDGSSGDAVDYEE is encoded by the exons ATGGAGGATCTCAGCGTCGAGGAGCTCGCCTCCAATCTCTCCACCTACAAGGACCAGCTCCGCGAG GTTAGGAAGTTCATCAAGGAGAAAAAAGATGACGCTGGAATTTCTGAATATGTTGATATGGAAAAGGAGCTTCAAGAG GTTATTACATTAACCGAAGAGCTTTTGGCAACTGCAAATCCAAGTGAGAGTGCGCAGAATGATGTAGGTCTATCACCGCCAAATTATTCTGCTGGAGTGCACTCAGAG GCACTGGATGACCTCTCACAATCCCATGAAAAATTTGCAGTTGGTACCAAAGTGCAAGCTGTGTATAGTGAAGATGGGGAGTG GTACAATGCGACAATTGAAGGTCTGACACCAATTGGTTATTTTGTAAGTTATGAAGGCTGGGGAAACAAGGAAGAG GTGGACCCTGCTAATGTCAGGGCACTTGACGTGGAAGCTGCTGATGCTTTAGGACTAGCTGAAAAAGAAGCTGAAGCGACAAAAATGGCATTAAAGAGAAAAGTTGAACAAGCAGCAACATCTGACTATCAGATTCGTAGCTTACCCACAAAACTTAAGATCGATCCAAATGATCCAGAAGATGTG AAAGCTGCAAAGCGTAAGAAGATCCATGCTTTCAAGTCAAAAGCCCGCTTTGAGCAACTAGATTTCGCACAGAATAAGCGGCAAAATGCATGGCAACAGTTCCAGACTACCAAAGGAAAGGCTAAGAAG GTGGGATTCTTTTCGGGTCGCAAGAAGGAGAGCATCTTCAAGTCACCGGAAGATCACAGAGGTAAGGTGGGAGTCACTGGTAGCGGGAAAGGCCTGACTGACTTCCAGAGGAGGGAGAAGCACCTTCATCTCAAGGATGGTTCTTCTGGGGATGCAGTGGACTATGAGGAATAA